In a single window of the Candidatus Methylomirabilota bacterium genome:
- the thiO gene encoding glycine oxidase ThiO: MAKGADVVIIGGGIIGVACAYALTRAHVKRVVLVERGRLGREASRASAGMLVPQGEAEGPGPLFDLSLAARNRYRTLADELRDATGEDIEYCRWGLLYLVDPAEHEAAKGRAAWQRAAGLRVEELSGREVRALEPILSPEIGGALFFPDEAHVRPCTVVSSLAAAAQAGGAEILEQVEAVDFVLSDDRVRGVNVGGKTILADTVVVSAGAWSGHLLDRIGHRLPTEPVRGQIVRTRFDRPPLTHLVWGPLGYLVPRLNGEVLIGTTVEQAGYASTPTLAGVAGLVAAAGAMAPTLMAAPFDRVWAGLRPRLPDGLPAIGRFADILNLYVATGHYRTGILLGPLTGELLADLILGKEPAFPLQAFSPDRFGR, encoded by the coding sequence ATGGCTAAAGGCGCGGATGTCGTTATTATAGGAGGCGGGATTATCGGCGTAGCCTGCGCCTACGCCCTGACCCGCGCTCACGTGAAACGTGTCGTCCTGGTTGAGCGTGGCAGGCTTGGCCGCGAGGCGTCGCGAGCATCGGCGGGTATGCTGGTGCCCCAGGGCGAGGCGGAGGGACCCGGACCATTGTTCGACCTCTCCCTTGCCGCACGAAATCGCTATCGGACACTGGCCGATGAGCTTCGAGACGCGACTGGGGAGGACATCGAGTATTGTCGGTGGGGACTGCTGTACCTTGTCGATCCGGCCGAACATGAGGCCGCCAAAGGGCGAGCCGCGTGGCAGCGGGCGGCCGGCCTCCGCGTCGAGGAGTTGTCCGGACGTGAAGTACGCGCCCTGGAGCCGATCCTGAGTCCCGAGATCGGCGGCGCGCTCTTCTTTCCCGACGAGGCGCATGTACGGCCCTGCACCGTCGTCTCGTCGCTGGCGGCCGCAGCACAAGCCGGCGGCGCCGAGATTCTCGAGCAGGTCGAGGCGGTCGATTTCGTTCTCAGCGACGACCGGGTACGGGGTGTGAACGTCGGCGGGAAGACGATCCTCGCGGACACCGTCGTGGTCAGCGCCGGGGCGTGGTCCGGGCATCTGCTGGATCGCATCGGCCACCGGCTGCCGACGGAGCCGGTGCGCGGCCAGATCGTTCGCACTCGATTCGATCGCCCGCCGCTTACCCACCTGGTCTGGGGTCCGTTGGGCTATTTGGTACCACGACTGAACGGCGAGGTCTTAATCGGAACCACCGTGGAGCAGGCAGGATACGCCTCGACCCCCACCCTGGCAGGTGTCGCGGGGCTGGTTGCGGCCGCCGGGGCAATGGCGCCCACGCTCATGGCCGCGCCCTTCGATCGGGTCTGGGCGGGACTGCGACCCCGGCTGCCCGATGGCCTGCCGGCCATCGGCCGCTTTGCGGATATCCTGAATCTGTACGTGGCGACCGGCCACTACCGGACGGGGATCCTGCTGGGACCGCTCACGGGGGAACTGCTTGCCGATCTGATCCTGGGTAAAGAGCCGGCCTTTCCCCTCCAGGCCTTCTCCCCCGATCGCTTTGGCCGGTAA
- a CDS encoding large conductance mechanosensitive channel protein MscL has translation MLKEFKEFAMRGNVLDMAIGIIIGAAFGKIVSSFVSDILMPPVGLIVGKADFSSLFIDLSGNAHPTLAAAKAAGVATINYGVFLNTILDFLIVAFAIFLLIRQVNRMTQQPEAPAAAPTTKTCPHCLSAIHLEATRCAYCTSAI, from the coding sequence ATGCTCAAAGAGTTCAAAGAGTTCGCGATGCGCGGCAATGTCCTCGACATGGCGATCGGGATCATCATCGGCGCGGCCTTCGGTAAGATCGTGAGTTCTTTTGTGAGCGACATCCTGATGCCCCCCGTCGGCCTGATAGTCGGCAAGGCCGATTTTTCCAGCCTCTTTATCGATCTCTCAGGCAATGCCCATCCGACACTCGCAGCGGCCAAGGCGGCGGGCGTCGCCACGATCAATTACGGCGTATTCCTGAATACGATCCTCGATTTCCTCATTGTGGCGTTTGCGATCTTCCTGCTGATCAGGCAGGTGAACCGGATGACGCAACAGCCCGAAGCGCCGGCGGCGGCACCGACCACAAAGACGTGCCCCCATTGTTTGTCCGCTATCCATCTGGAGGCAACACGCTGCGCCTATTGTACATCCGCGATCTGA
- a CDS encoding cytochrome c oxidase subunit I has translation MTTPPAVGPIPSPTAPPVHGAHGFWQTCVFSTDHKTIAKQYLFLGLFMALVGGYLVYVMRWQLAFPDTSIPGFGFVGPETYNALATNHGTIMVFFVAMPILLGALGNFLIPLMIGARDMAFPRLNMLSFWTLFVASLVLLSSFFVPGGAAAAGWTGYAPLSARAEYTGVNWGINLWLLAHALEFASFLMGGVNFLTTAITMRAPGMTYLRLPLLVWQQMTASVIFLLSVGPLIAAALMLLMDRLLDTGFFVPEQGGDPLLWQHLFWFFGHPEVYVLLMPGLGAVLEVLTVFSRKPVFGYRWIIYATISVGLLSLIVWAHHMFISGMDPRLAMPFSITTILISVPIALIVFSMILTLWKGSIRFTIPMLWALAFVVMFITGGLTGIVLGSAPANIQVHGTYFVVAHFHYVLLSVVIFGSFTGIYFWFPKMFGRIMNAPLSYLHFLLTLIFFNLTFFPMHAVGLAGMPRRIANPLQYELLQSVQPLNVYITFSAIGLTLAQFLFLINLAWSIMAGKQADANPWESATLEWTLPSPPPHGNWGETLPTVYRGPYDYSPPGVREDYLPQDRATTARPG, from the coding sequence ATGACGACCCCTCCGGCAGTCGGCCCCATTCCCTCCCCTACAGCCCCTCCCGTCCATGGGGCGCACGGGTTCTGGCAGACCTGCGTCTTCTCAACCGATCACAAAACCATCGCTAAACAGTATCTGTTCCTCGGCCTCTTTATGGCGCTGGTCGGCGGCTACCTGGTCTATGTGATGCGATGGCAACTCGCCTTCCCCGACACGTCGATCCCGGGATTCGGATTCGTGGGGCCGGAGACCTATAACGCCCTGGCCACGAACCATGGAACGATCATGGTCTTCTTTGTGGCGATGCCGATCCTGCTCGGCGCCCTGGGCAACTTCCTGATTCCCCTCATGATCGGCGCCAGGGATATGGCCTTCCCCCGGCTCAACATGCTCTCCTTCTGGACCCTCTTTGTCGCATCACTCGTCCTGCTGTCGTCCTTTTTCGTTCCAGGAGGCGCGGCGGCAGCGGGGTGGACCGGCTATGCGCCGCTGAGCGCCAGGGCCGAATATACCGGCGTGAATTGGGGGATCAACCTCTGGCTGCTCGCCCACGCACTTGAGTTTGCCTCATTCCTGATGGGCGGCGTCAATTTTCTGACGACCGCCATCACCATGCGCGCGCCGGGGATGACCTACCTCCGCCTGCCGCTCCTTGTCTGGCAGCAGATGACCGCCTCTGTCATCTTTCTGCTCTCCGTCGGACCTTTGATCGCCGCCGCTCTGATGTTGCTGATGGATCGGCTGTTGGACACCGGCTTTTTTGTGCCCGAACAGGGCGGCGATCCGTTGCTGTGGCAACACCTGTTCTGGTTCTTTGGCCACCCGGAGGTCTACGTCCTCCTGATGCCCGGTCTTGGGGCGGTGCTCGAAGTCCTTACGGTCTTTTCGCGAAAACCGGTCTTCGGCTACCGGTGGATCATCTACGCGACGATCTCCGTCGGCCTCCTCAGCCTCATCGTCTGGGCCCACCATATGTTTATCAGCGGCATGGACCCTCGACTGGCGATGCCGTTCAGCATCACCACCATCCTGATCTCCGTCCCGATCGCACTGATCGTCTTCTCGATGATTCTCACCCTGTGGAAAGGCTCGATCCGGTTTACCATCCCGATGCTCTGGGCCCTGGCGTTTGTCGTCATGTTCATCACCGGCGGACTCACCGGCATCGTCCTCGGTTCCGCGCCGGCCAACATTCAGGTCCACGGGACCTATTTTGTCGTGGCCCACTTTCACTACGTCCTGCTGAGCGTCGTCATCTTCGGCAGTTTTACCGGCATCTACTTCTGGTTCCCCAAGATGTTCGGTCGGATAATGAACGCGCCTCTCAGTTATCTGCACTTTCTGCTTACCCTTATTTTCTTCAACCTCACCTTCTTTCCGATGCATGCCGTCGGACTGGCCGGGATGCCGCGCCGTATCGCAAACCCACTCCAGTACGAGCTTCTACAATCGGTTCAACCGCTGAACGTCTACATTACGTTCAGCGCCATCGGGCTGACGCTCGCCCAGTTTCTCTTTCTGATCAACCTTGCCTGGAGCATTATGGCCGGAAAACAGGCCGATGCGAACCCATGGGAGTCGGCGACCCTCGAGTGGACCCTCCCCTCCCCTCCCCCTCACGGCAACTGGGGCGAGACACTTCCGACCGTCTACCGCGGTCCTTATGACTATAGCCCGCCGGGCGTTCGCGAGGACTATCTGCCGCAGGATCGCGCGACGACGGCAAGGCCCGGCTAG
- a CDS encoding cytochrome oxidase subunit III, with protein MRMALASDQPARRGKIAVWWLIASEVMIFGGAVGSYILARAAGPGWTGEAAHLSAVLATINTFVLLTSSMTMAMAFAAYQTADQRGVRKFLLLTILLGLAFLGIKAYEYVSHIGEGLVPWSGAFWSFYYLLTGLHALHVVAGLIVNEIVWLAAGKGLSTGYRIEIAGLYWHFVDIVWIFLFPLLYLSY; from the coding sequence ATGCGCATGGCACTGGCCTCCGACCAGCCCGCTCGTCGCGGCAAGATCGCGGTCTGGTGGTTGATCGCCTCCGAGGTGATGATCTTTGGAGGCGCCGTCGGCAGTTATATCCTGGCCAGGGCGGCCGGCCCGGGATGGACTGGAGAGGCCGCACACCTGAGCGCCGTCCTGGCTACGATCAACACCTTTGTCCTGCTGACCAGCAGCATGACGATGGCAATGGCCTTTGCGGCCTATCAAACGGCGGATCAGCGCGGGGTACGAAAATTTCTCTTACTCACCATCCTGCTTGGACTCGCATTCCTCGGGATCAAGGCCTACGAGTATGTTTCCCATATTGGAGAGGGTCTGGTCCCCTGGAGCGGAGCCTTCTGGTCCTTTTATTACCTGTTGACCGGCCTGCACGCCTTGCATGTCGTTGCCGGGCTTATTGTCAACGAGATCGTATGGCTGGCAGCCGGCAAGGGGCTGAGCACCGGCTATCGCATCGAGATTGCGGGACTCTACTGGCACTTTGTCGACATCGTCTGGATCTTTCTCTTCCCACTCCTCTATCTTTCGTACTAA
- a CDS encoding mechanosensitive ion channel protein MscS — translation MAPTDLVIDLMIRYGFKVLGAVVILAGGLLVARWSGNIVHAWVARQQIEPPVRVLIVRLIRATVVLLTLIVVIDNLGVQITPFLAGIGVAGVGIGLALQGVLSNVVAGLTIVFTKPYRVGEYIELVGEQGEVTMIDLFSTTLVHPDLSRVVIPNRKIVGEILHNFGTMRQLNLKVGVAYGTNVNQTLAIVRQVLEGSAYVLKEPTPLIGIAMLDESAIIISVRPWVKVDDYDTAHAELYQTIMERFEAGRIAKPIPQREVRLVSGS, via the coding sequence ATGGCGCCGACAGATCTGGTGATCGACCTGATGATCCGATACGGCTTCAAGGTCCTTGGAGCCGTGGTGATCCTGGCGGGCGGTCTGCTCGTAGCCCGATGGAGCGGGAATATTGTCCACGCGTGGGTTGCGCGCCAGCAGATCGAGCCCCCGGTCAGAGTCCTGATTGTCCGCTTGATCCGGGCAACGGTGGTCCTTCTCACGCTGATTGTGGTGATCGACAACCTCGGGGTCCAGATCACACCGTTTCTCGCCGGCATCGGCGTGGCCGGCGTCGGCATCGGGCTGGCGCTGCAGGGTGTCCTGAGCAACGTGGTGGCCGGTCTCACCATCGTCTTCACCAAACCGTACCGCGTCGGCGAATATATCGAGCTGGTAGGGGAACAGGGTGAGGTGACGATGATCGACCTCTTTTCGACGACGCTCGTTCATCCGGACCTTTCCAGGGTTGTCATTCCCAACCGCAAGATTGTCGGGGAGATTCTGCACAACTTTGGGACCATGCGTCAACTGAATCTGAAGGTGGGTGTCGCGTACGGCACCAATGTGAATCAGACGCTGGCCATCGTGCGCCAGGTATTGGAAGGCAGCGCATATGTCCTGAAAGAGCCGACCCCGCTTATCGGTATCGCCATGCTTGACGAATCGGCCATCATCATCTCGGTCCGCCCATGGGTCAAGGTCGACGATTACGACACCGCCCATGCGGAACTCTATCAGACTATTATGGAGCGATTCGAGGCGGGTCGGATCGCCAAGCCCATTCCGCAACGGGAAGTCCGTCTCGTATCGGGATCATGA